Proteins from one Bacteroides mediterraneensis genomic window:
- a CDS encoding TetR/AcrR family transcriptional regulator has translation MEKSILEAATTLIEKGGFSRLTTTGIMQKAEIEPVQFYRRYKDLDAFIDEYVKKFDYWFSGVVKVPVSGENNETYYEDILCNLFNSLWDNKIMQELLRWEIATDNETSRRTAQLREFHTLPLCQRFADLFSDSDTDIVAVSALLVGGIYYMILHHRVSAFSGMDLSREQDRERLLKAIKHLSGLLFQDCVQPSVIKIAVAMKKDAVPLEKISGYTGIPIQILEKI, from the coding sequence GTGGAAAAATCGATTTTGGAAGCAGCTACCACTTTGATAGAAAAAGGCGGGTTCAGCCGTTTGACTACCACAGGGATAATGCAGAAGGCGGAAATAGAGCCTGTGCAGTTTTACAGGAGATACAAGGACTTGGATGCGTTCATCGATGAATATGTCAAGAAGTTTGATTACTGGTTCAGCGGCGTGGTGAAAGTTCCTGTTTCGGGCGAGAATAACGAAACGTATTACGAAGACATTTTATGTAATCTTTTCAATTCTCTGTGGGACAACAAGATTATGCAGGAGCTGTTGAGATGGGAAATTGCCACGGATAATGAAACGAGCCGCCGTACCGCTCAGTTGAGAGAATTCCACACTCTTCCTTTGTGCCAGAGATTTGCAGATTTATTTTCTGATTCAGATACAGACATCGTGGCTGTGTCAGCATTGCTTGTGGGAGGAATCTATTATATGATACTTCATCACCGAGTGTCAGCGTTCAGTGGTATGGATCTCAGTCGGGAGCAGGACCGGGAAAGACTTCTGAAAGCTATAAAACATCTTTCCGGTTTGTTGTTTCAAGATTGTGTGCAGCCTTCCGTCATAAAGATTGCAGTGGCCATGAAAAAGGATGCGGTTCCGCTGGAAAAGATTTCCGGATATACAGGCATTCCTATACAAATACTTGAGAAAATTTGA
- a CDS encoding porin family protein, whose translation MKKKVVLACLLMASVCGVYAQNVTLAPEAGISAVQRYGWGQEWRPSARIGVAADFNLTRHFGIESGLFYTFRGYSISNGGIYSNESSTWIENVSQTRHFLQIPVMAQFRWNLSKDTKLFFGVGPYVAFCLKNKFDSNPYYLEGSLPGMYEQYYDGFVYGEDEYGHSNLYLYQKSRRFDWGVSSNIGIEIHHWYAKLQYDLSLGKEAKNDVIGAHYHMLTLSVGYKFGL comes from the coding sequence ATGAAGAAAAAAGTAGTTTTGGCTTGCCTGCTGATGGCAAGCGTGTGCGGAGTGTACGCACAAAATGTGACATTGGCTCCCGAAGCAGGTATTTCTGCCGTACAGAGATACGGATGGGGCCAGGAGTGGAGACCTTCTGCGAGAATCGGGGTAGCTGCCGACTTCAATCTGACCCGCCATTTCGGCATTGAATCGGGCTTGTTTTACACCTTCAGGGGATATTCCATTTCCAACGGGGGAATCTACAGCAATGAAAGCTCCACCTGGATAGAGAACGTGTCACAGACAAGGCATTTCCTGCAGATACCGGTGATGGCCCAGTTCAGATGGAACCTGAGCAAAGACACCAAACTGTTTTTCGGTGTGGGACCCTACGTGGCTTTCTGCCTGAAAAACAAGTTTGACAGTAATCCTTACTATCTAGAGGGAAGCCTCCCGGGAATGTATGAACAGTATTATGACGGTTTTGTGTATGGGGAGGATGAGTATGGACATTCCAATCTCTACCTCTATCAAAAGTCCCGCCGCTTTGACTGGGGAGTATCTTCCAATATAGGCATCGAAATCCACCACTGGTATGCCAAGCTGCAATACGACCTCTCCTTGGGAAAAGAAGCCAAGAATGATGTGATTGGCGCCCACTATCACATGCTGACGCTTTCCGTGGGATATAAGTTTGGCTTATAA
- a CDS encoding 1-acyl-sn-glycerol-3-phosphate acyltransferase — protein MKQAICRFIYHKLLGWKAEVDVPDFKKCIICAAPHTTNWDLIIGKLFITAVGRQSGFLMKKEWFFFPLGILFRKMGGIPVHRDKRTSMVDQLVERIKKSDTFHLAITPEGTRSANPEWKKGFYYIALGAQIPIVLIGIDYQKKCIKAGKYLMPTGDIEKDMKEIKSYFKDFKGKHPEKFTVGNID, from the coding sequence ATGAAACAAGCCATCTGCCGGTTTATCTACCACAAACTGCTGGGCTGGAAAGCAGAAGTGGATGTGCCCGACTTCAAGAAGTGCATCATCTGCGCGGCCCCGCATACCACCAACTGGGACCTGATTATCGGGAAACTGTTCATCACGGCCGTAGGCCGCCAGTCGGGCTTCCTGATGAAGAAGGAATGGTTCTTCTTCCCACTGGGCATCCTGTTCCGGAAGATGGGAGGGATTCCCGTACACCGCGACAAGCGGACGTCCATGGTGGACCAGCTGGTAGAACGAATCAAAAAAAGCGATACGTTTCACCTGGCCATCACCCCCGAAGGCACTCGCTCGGCCAACCCGGAATGGAAGAAGGGGTTCTATTACATCGCCCTGGGAGCCCAGATTCCCATCGTACTGATAGGCATAGACTATCAAAAGAAATGCATCAAGGCAGGGAAATACCTCATGCCGACGGGCGACATTGAAAAGGACATGAAGGAAATCAAGTCGTATTTCAAGGATTTCAAGGGGAAACATCCCGAGAAATTCACCGTGGGAAACATCGACTGA
- a CDS encoding transglycosylase domain-containing protein, producing MKRILIYTGAGLLVCLFLLAGGLWIFRNRILNRLTEKKIAQVEQRYGLDVHYESLRFEGTGRLSLGGLSVVPEGRDTLLTLRSAAFDLGFWQLLKGNVEVRNVYMDGLTVSFVKENQTANYDFLFRSRTGGEEAAQDHSHAGYDKRVQLVLDGVFRLLPSDGRLTNLRIRERKDSDSVSLFVPEFNIDHHRFKSRLIFVEGARTQHWQTEGEINADERRVSVGIQAPDLMVPYIRRRLGAEVSFNRLYLSFTQQKENGKLVLSGKTEVDGLAVFHRRLSPERINLDEGELDFHLNVEPHALELDSASTVRFNRLQFHPYLRLEPPAHLIASIHKPSFPAEELFGSLPHGLFENLEGIRVAGNLSYDFGLDADLACPDSLQFHSDLRPEHFRILGYGTTNLSKMSEEFEYTAYEDEMPVRTFPVGPSWNHFLPLDSVPQLMRMAVLQSEDGGFFYHQGFLPDAIRQAMAYDLKARRFARGGSTISMQLVKNVFLNRRKNIARKLEEALIVWLIEQNRLTSKERMFEVYLNIAEWGPRIYGLLEASEFYFGKRPSQLTLEECIYLASIIPKPKHFRSSFDASGRLKENQEGHFRLVARRMAAKGVISEEAAEGIDLSRVVLTGEAGKCFSDSLSLAAPQPAF from the coding sequence ATGAAACGGATACTGATTTATACGGGTGCGGGCCTGCTGGTGTGCCTCTTTCTGCTGGCCGGCGGATTGTGGATTTTCCGCAACCGTATCCTGAACCGGCTGACGGAAAAGAAGATTGCTCAGGTGGAACAACGCTACGGGCTGGATGTGCATTATGAGAGCCTGCGCTTTGAAGGGACCGGACGGCTTTCCCTCGGGGGACTGTCGGTGGTGCCGGAGGGAAGGGACACGCTGCTGACGCTTCGTTCGGCAGCGTTCGACCTGGGCTTCTGGCAACTGCTGAAGGGCAATGTGGAGGTGCGCAATGTGTACATGGACGGCCTGACGGTCAGTTTCGTGAAGGAGAATCAGACGGCCAACTACGACTTCCTGTTCCGCAGCCGGACGGGAGGGGAGGAGGCCGCGCAGGACCATTCTCATGCGGGATACGACAAGCGGGTGCAACTGGTGCTCGACGGGGTGTTCCGTCTGCTGCCTTCCGACGGACGGCTGACTAACCTCCGGATTCGAGAGCGGAAGGACAGCGATTCGGTCAGCCTGTTCGTGCCGGAATTCAATATTGACCATCATCGTTTCAAGAGCCGGCTCATTTTCGTGGAGGGTGCACGCACGCAGCACTGGCAGACCGAAGGTGAAATCAATGCTGACGAGCGACGGGTGTCGGTAGGCATTCAGGCCCCCGACCTGATGGTGCCTTATATCCGCCGCAGGCTGGGAGCGGAGGTGTCTTTCAACCGCCTCTACCTGAGTTTCACCCAGCAGAAGGAGAACGGAAAACTGGTCTTGTCCGGGAAAACGGAAGTGGACGGACTGGCCGTGTTCCACCGCCGGTTGTCGCCGGAGCGCATCAACCTGGACGAGGGGGAACTGGATTTCCATCTGAACGTGGAGCCGCATGCCCTGGAACTGGACAGCGCGAGTACGGTGCGTTTCAACCGTCTGCAGTTTCATCCCTACCTGCGCCTGGAACCGCCCGCCCATCTGATTGCGTCCATCCACAAGCCTTCTTTCCCGGCCGAAGAGCTGTTCGGCTCTTTACCCCATGGCTTGTTCGAGAATCTGGAGGGCATCCGGGTGGCAGGCAACCTGTCCTACGATTTCGGACTGGATGCCGACTTGGCCTGTCCCGACAGCCTGCAGTTCCATTCCGACCTGCGTCCGGAGCATTTCCGGATTCTGGGCTATGGAACGACCAATCTCAGCAAGATGTCGGAAGAGTTTGAATATACCGCCTACGAGGATGAAATGCCGGTACGCACGTTTCCGGTCGGACCGTCGTGGAACCACTTCCTTCCGCTCGACAGTGTGCCCCAGCTGATGCGCATGGCCGTGCTGCAAAGTGAGGACGGCGGTTTCTTCTATCATCAGGGCTTCCTGCCCGACGCCATCCGTCAGGCTATGGCCTACGACCTGAAAGCCCGCCGTTTCGCCCGTGGGGGAAGCACGATTTCCATGCAGCTGGTCAAGAATGTGTTTCTGAACCGCCGGAAAAACATCGCGCGGAAACTGGAAGAAGCCTTGATTGTGTGGCTGATTGAGCAGAACCGGCTGACTTCGAAAGAACGGATGTTCGAGGTGTATCTCAACATCGCGGAATGGGGGCCGAGAATCTATGGTCTGCTGGAAGCCTCGGAATTCTATTTTGGGAAGCGTCCGTCGCAACTGACGCTGGAGGAATGTATCTACTTGGCTTCCATCATCCCGAAGCCGAAGCATTTCCGCAGCTCGTTTGATGCCAGCGGGCGGTTGAAAGAGAACCAGGAAGGACACTTCCGCTTGGTGGCCCGCAGAATGGCCGCCAAGGGTGTCATTTCGGAAGAAGCCGCCGAGGGAATCGACCTGTCGCGGGTGGTGCTGACCGGAGAAGCCGGAAAATGTTTCTCCGACAGTCTCAGCCTTGCCGCTCCGCAGCCCGCTTTCTGA
- a CDS encoding secondary thiamine-phosphate synthase enzyme YjbQ, with protein sequence MIQQTTFTLRPRTRGFHLVTDEVLSHLPALPKTGLLNLFIQHTSAGLSINENCDPDVRSDMEKIFNNLVRERESWYDHTLEGWDDMPAHAKSTLVGASLSIPVTNGRLNLGTWQGIYLCEFRNHGGGRRIVATLIGE encoded by the coding sequence ATGATACAACAAACCACCTTTACCCTCCGGCCGCGCACCCGCGGCTTTCATCTGGTGACGGACGAGGTGCTGAGCCACCTGCCGGCACTGCCCAAAACCGGACTGCTCAACCTCTTCATCCAGCATACCAGTGCCGGACTGTCTATCAACGAGAACTGCGACCCGGACGTACGGAGCGACATGGAAAAAATTTTCAATAACCTGGTGCGCGAACGGGAGTCCTGGTACGACCATACACTGGAAGGCTGGGACGACATGCCCGCCCATGCCAAATCGACCCTGGTGGGTGCCAGCCTGTCCATCCCGGTGACCAACGGACGACTGAACCTGGGCACGTGGCAGGGAATCTACCTCTGCGAATTCCGCAACCACGGCGGAGGGCGGCGCATCGTAGCCACCCTCATCGGGGAATAA